The Salvia miltiorrhiza cultivar Shanhuang (shh) chromosome 2, IMPLAD_Smil_shh, whole genome shotgun sequence DNA window TTCTTGTGGTCAAGGGATTCAGGTACTGCAATCTTCTTCATTATCTTCATGAAAATTATGTTCTCATGGTAGAAATATCAAAGCCATCTCCAGAAACTAATGATGCATGTACTGAAAGTTTGGATGGTTAGCTTAATAGTAATACCTTTTCATTTACTTTCCAGATAAAGAACTTGGATCCTTTGCCCAGGCATGCTATTGCTGCTGCCCACACTGCCCACTCCAAATCTTTAAGGTGAATTTGATCCTTCAAGACTTTACTGTTTATATTTGGTTGGGGCTATACCACAAGTGCGttcatttcatattttcaaCAGACAAACATGACAAGTTTCCAGTTAATGTCGAATCTAAGCTTTTATCTTTTCAACCTGAAGGTATCAAGTAAGTAATAGCTCTCCATAATTTGATTATCCTCACATTCAGCTTAGGACTGCAGTTTGTGTCTTAATCCTTAGTGACATCAACATTTATTAATCAGTTCCATCTGAATCTCATTTAAGTATATGTTCTTCTCAGGTTCATATTGCAGCATGGAGTGGGGATCCTTTTCAATGATGAAATGGGGCTAGAAAGAGTCTTTAGGCACTAGGCTTTTTATAAGTTTGTGCTTTGTTCCTTGTATTTTCTTAATCTAGATCTTGTTGTCAAGATAGATTTGTGTATAACAACTTTGGAAAATGAATTTCATTTTCTGTATTgcaaatcaataaaataaactatttgTTCCTGccaataaattatactcctataTGTTAATGTTATTAAAACCTACAAATCTTCGCTGCCAATTTTGTGAAATAGAATGTAGTAGATAATAGGACGCGCAATTTTGTGAAATAGAATGTAGTAGATAATAGGACGCTCAGGAGCGTCCTAAAATGTCTTTCCAAACATCCTATAATAGGACTTTCTTGGGTGTCCTATTATGATGAGTGTCctattatgtatattgtgaCTAGCGCAAAAAGGACTCTCTTTAAGAAAGTCCTATACAAGGAAAGTCCTATTATATGACATAAAAGGACACTTGGGAGAGTCCTATTAGGAGaattttgttgtagtgactctTGTTTAATATAttgtattcatttttttataataggattaagccttaacctatgtgacatatctaaaatctcaccatttcaaaatttaccagatatattcttcatcatttattaattaattaactattacattctatataaagattcattaatcataataaatataattaataataaatgtatatatataataatattaacattacatataatctaaattaataaaatttataatttattttttctagataaaaattagatttacatactctgataagaaaaaaattataatctatatacgataaatgatttcaattgaatgttagtgattagatgtatatttattattaattttatatttctcaaaaccgtatatattatatgtatatgttgcaatatattatattgtatgaatatatatatatatatatatatataatatttatattcttaattttcaataaaatcaattttaaattgagtttgaattgagacatgcacgtgtatgtaaattataaacgggtggttcggtcattgatttacatatttgaataataaggcacaaattctataacctgattactttaaaataaaatcttatgttatgtctatcaaaataattaaaactttatttttattttttataaaatatatccgtacattttatttgtataggagtaaaaatatatttttcatatctaaaaactttatttgtttcagttttgtcgatgataataataataataataataataataataataataataataataataataataataataataataatgatgatgatgatgatgatgatgagaacaacaataataatagataaattatgaaattagtaatgcataaatgaagaatttagataaagaacaatagaggatatgatgttaaaatacattaaaaatctTTAATtgtgtattaaatttataataatctcaatcgagtgaagaattcatataaatcacctcatttcacattgattttttataaggtttcactaaaataaaacttatacaagaagaaactcttgctctccaaattaaaaatctatatttaattggtggaatgattgagactaatacaatttgaattgctccaagcgaGATGATTCTCGTAACCCAATTAaatgatgatactcacaagttaaatttattctttcaaactccaaatgagatgatttTTTgaaacccaattataatatttgaagctaataatgcataaaagtttgtcaagattttttcaagttccatacaaaatgatgtttacaagttagttatgatattaGACGCTCCAAAAAAAGATatgcataattttaaaaaatgaagggagtatcatataatttaaataataatttaaaataattttccgtcgaatttcgagGGTTACAcactaatctatatataatataaaacatcAGTTCAACGGTAACAATTTACcaacaaattttgaaaatcagtttttattctaactaattaGGCCTATTTTTCCAGCTAACTCAATCTAACCACAATTTagttcatatttttctttttggccACTAAAAGAAACACTATCTTTTCTACTAACAAATAGGAGTGATTGTTTACTGTCTCCActctaaaataaatatttagcttttttatattttatttttgttattttcattttcttttctttctttccttctaaattttttaatttaacaatGATAAAACattcgatatatattaaattaaaaattagaataagagctttaatttaatatatgttatatttgaaatagagttaaaataaaaatgttatagGAATTAAAAGTCTCAaacttatttcatttttatcttttgattttattttatttatatgatttttatatttacttttatatttttgtttatttcatttgctttgttttaattttttttctcaattttattttatcttctttATCCCGAAAATCTGACAAAAAATATCTatagtttttatataatatataaaaatacagTTCTAATGGTAATATTTTTCCACCAAtttatataacattttttcaccaacatttatcttctctttttcttctctttttttgtgtgtgttgattattttctaaaaattgtCAAACCATCTTTAATTTGGAAAGTCATCacaaatgaatttgaaattaataatttatggtAAGTTAcagttttaaagaaaaacctTTTTTTCCCTTCCctcataaaatttaaaagtaatattttttctatCTCATCTCTCCTAAATTTAAcatacgatttttttttttcactttgcTTCTCTTTCTGTATTAAACTTATGGGCTAATTTAATACTAATTTGGAGTGAGAGTCTGTGAGACATGAATGTAGTAATTCTCTATCGATATGTATGCATTAGATTAGGATATGAGGCAAATTTCACTATCTAGAGAAAGTAATGcctacaaaaaaaagaaaaaaagaagtaaaaaaGCAAAATATGCATATCCACAGTTCACGTTCACGTTGATGAATGAGTTATGAATATTGGATCTAACGACGTCGCCGTAGTAGGTAAAAGCGTCATCTTCCCAAATCCGACGTGTAATCATATTATGGAAAAGTCAATGTTCAAAATAACATCTTTACCTAACATACATGGGTCCCACCCACGCTTTCTCACCAACCACACTACAGAAATTTTCCCAAACTCAATTCCCTAATATACCCCTAAACAACCCAAAATCCCCACCAACTCCTCTTCCCTCCACCAACTCCTACCCATCAACCCCATATTTATACTCCAAATTGTTCACCCATCATCTTTAGGTTCAACTCTACAAAACTAAAGTTGatccaaaaaaaattccaattcccttcccaaaaaagaaaaaagaaaaaaaatccactTCATTTCCAGCAATGGAGGTTCCCACGATGCCGGAAGAGATCGTATTCCGATCGAAGCTCCCCGACATATACATTCCGAAGCATCTCCCGTTACACTCATACTGCTTCGAGAACATCTCCAAGTTCAGCTCGCGGCCGTGCATTATCAACGGCGCGACGGGCGACGTGTACACGTACGAGGAGGTGGAGATGACGGCGCGCAAGGTGGCGTCGGGGCTGAGCCAGGTGGGCATCCAGCAGGGCGAGACGATCATGCTCCTCCTCCCCAACACGCCCGAGTACATCTTCGCATTCCTCGGCGCGTCCTACATAGGCGCGGTCTCCACCATGGCGAATCCCTTCTTCACCCCGGCCGAGGTGATCAAGCAGGCCAAGGCCTCCGCGGCCAAGCTCATCATCACGCAGGCGTGCTACGTGGACAAGGTGCGCGACTACGCGGCGGAGGCCGGGGCGAAGGTGGTGTGCATCGACGCGCCGCCGGCCGGGTGCCTGGCGTTCTCGGAGCTGACGGCGGCGGACGAGCGGGAGATGCCGGCTGTGAAGATACACCCGGAGGACGCGGTGGCGCTTCCGTATTCGTCAGGGACGACGGGGCTGCCGAAGGGGGTGATGCTGACGCACAAGGGGCTGGTGACGAGCGTGGCGCAGCAGGTGGACGGGGAGAACCCGAATTTGTATATCCACAGCGAGGACGTGATGCTGTGCGTGCTGCCGCTGTTTCATATATACTCGTTGAACTCGGTTTTGCTGTGCGGGCTGCGGGTCGGGGCGGCCATCCTCATCATGCAGAAGTTCGAGATCGTGCCGTTTCTCGAGCTGATGCAGAGGTACAAAGTCACGATTGGGCCCTTCGTGCCGCCCATAGTGCTGGCCATCGCCAAGAGCCCGCTCGTCGCCAAATACGACCTTTCCTCCGTGCGGATGGTCATGTCCGGCGCCGCGCCGCTCGGGAAGGAGCTCGAGGATTCTGTCAGGACCAAGTTTCCTAATGCAAAACTTGGACAGGTATTATTTCTTtgcttttttcttaaaatcaatctcaattaataatttttttatttatatttatatatcatTCGTCTCCTTTTAATAGACTACACTGACTTATTTGGACGTTCAATTTCAATAGGTCGTTAgctaattaaatgaaaatttaatacaTAACAAATATTCATACGTAACTCATTAGTATTATTGAAATGAGATGAAGGGAGGATGAGTAATGAGTTAGTAGGAGTATTATTTTGGTTGGATGCATGTGTCGAATCGTATGGGATCTAGTTTTTGGAATCAATGGAATACTTGATCAATTTTGAAAAGGTCAATTGGAAAGGGTCAATCTCGAGTTTGCACTCGCGGAAACGTTCCACAAAAGTTATTTTGTCGATAGGAATTTAAATAAGTTATGACGGATAATTAAAGAAGAAAAAGTTTATTAATTCCAACATTAAAATAGAAATCTTTTAGAGGGAGAATCAACGGTTATAATTACAGGGTAATGATTGCAACATTACACCTTACattctaattaatattaatacgatcttttttttttttgatcagaaaaaAGAAGTATTATATAGAAACAATGGCACCAGCAGTGCCAAAAAAACAGTCAACAATGAAATTAATACGATCTGATCAACTATATTTAACATGTCATTAGATACACGGAACTATGTAcgaaataaaatatgattatttatcttatgagaattatatttatatgtactaTTTTGATTAGCAAAAATGTCATGTGATTTTTTGTATTCAAGAAAGAGAAAAGGCCAGctttgtatgtgtgtgtgtgtgtattattaattatttttagggTATTACTAATTTATTATTGACAGCGATATTCTATCGTATATTAATGGTCAACACAGTACACACTTACCTGGCGTTTTATGAAGACAAAAATCCCTTTTCATTTCATACAAAAATGGCCGTCACGACTAACTCAATgcttatagtattatttattggtGCACGCGGTAGTGTGACATGCTGGAAAATTTCCAAGATCATTCAAGTTTTGACTTTGAGATTAATTGTTGGCACATTGTCACATGTTTTTTGTATAAACTAATATTAGTATATTACTAGCTACctaattatatattattgaagaaaaataagagAGAGTATTAAATATTGGATGGAAAATGTAGGGGTATGGGATGACTGAAGCAGGGCCAGTGCTATCGATGTGCCTAGCGTTTGCAAAAGAGCCATTTGAGATAAAATCAGGAGCATGTGGAACTGTTGTTAGAAATGCTGAAATGAAAATCATTGATCCTCAAACTGGTGTTTCTCTTGGGCGTAATCAATCCGGAGAGATTTGCATTAGAGGAGACCAGATTATGAAAGGTATTAACCATTTTAAGTTCCTACTTTTTCatcatatttaatatatatacccATGGAAATTAAATACATACTTGCCAATAAGTCTATATGTTGTATATATATGGTAGGTTAGGAATTGGTATGAATAAAAAACAAGTAATAAGGAAATCTAACCTAACTTAATTAGAAAGTAGGGGATGGTGGAAGTGGCTTATCTAACAATGAAGCACCAAAATGtgcagatatatatattagtagAGATAGGCATATGTGATATATATAGTGCTATTTAATTACCTTGCTCACCAACTTTTTTCCATGGTTTATACATTAGTAAATGCGTCTCTCTTATCCAAAAAAATTTCAAAAGTTTGGTGGTTGAAAGGAAGACACTTTAtaacttctttcttttcttacattttcttgttttattttggaAATATGTCTCGTacgtataaatttataatgttaTCGGTGTCATAGTCGAACATGACgtataaaacaaaaatctaatgTATCTAACATTTTGAGTAAATGTATGTAAAATGGAGGAACTTGATGCATAGTGGAAGGGAAAAAGTATTTATAAAATTAGGTATATTGCTTACCTAACATGGATATAAAAGAAAAGATCGGGACTTTGAGAAATCATACATATATTCGTAACTCTTAATTTCCTAATGTTCTAGCTCCCCATATCATTATGATCACTTCAATAAATATACATTAAAAGTGTTAGAAGCACGCCTCTAAATATTATAGATTATTTACatagtaaattaataaatatagtcaattaaatttatttaatgaaaattgATGTCGATCTAGGTTATCTGAACGACCCAGAGTCAACAAAGAACACCATAGACGAAGACGGGTGGCTGCACACTGGCGACATCGGATTCATTGATGCCGACGACGAGCTCTTCATCGTGGACCGATTGAAGgaaattataaaatacaaaGGGTTCCAAGTTGCGCCAGCTGAAATCGAAGCCCTCCTCCTCAATAATCCATACATCTCCGACGCTGCAGTTGTCTCGTTAGTCACTATTTCATTATAAAATTAGACAAAagagtattaatttaattataagattagtcataattaataaaatttt harbors:
- the LOC131008582 gene encoding 4-coumarate--CoA ligase 1-like — protein: MEVPTMPEEIVFRSKLPDIYIPKHLPLHSYCFENISKFSSRPCIINGATGDVYTYEEVEMTARKVASGLSQVGIQQGETIMLLLPNTPEYIFAFLGASYIGAVSTMANPFFTPAEVIKQAKASAAKLIITQACYVDKVRDYAAEAGAKVVCIDAPPAGCLAFSELTAADEREMPAVKIHPEDAVALPYSSGTTGLPKGVMLTHKGLVTSVAQQVDGENPNLYIHSEDVMLCVLPLFHIYSLNSVLLCGLRVGAAILIMQKFEIVPFLELMQRYKVTIGPFVPPIVLAIAKSPLVAKYDLSSVRMVMSGAAPLGKELEDSVRTKFPNAKLGQGYGMTEAGPVLSMCLAFAKEPFEIKSGACGTVVRNAEMKIIDPQTGVSLGRNQSGEICIRGDQIMKGYLNDPESTKNTIDEDGWLHTGDIGFIDADDELFIVDRLKEIIKYKGFQVAPAEIEALLLNNPYISDAAVVSMQDEQAGEVPVAFVVRSNGSTITEDEIKQFISKQVIFYKRINRVFFIDAIPKSPSGKILRKDLRARLAAAV